The following proteins come from a genomic window of Nostoc sp. TCL26-01:
- a CDS encoding ABC transporter permease translates to MNLLESVQMAGKTLLSNKLRSALTMLGIVIGNASVIAMIGIGEGGQKYVSKQLQSLGPNILFIIPGNQETQRISNDLPKTLVLKDAEAIATQVPTVATVTVELNNRQVVTYSNRNTNVNIVGTDPSFLIVRDFEVAKGRFFTDIDMKRSNQVLVLGAKLAERLFGTSNPVGQQLRVKSASFQVIGVLEAKGSNLGVDYDDAAMIPVITMANRIVGRTSPYGLEVTYIVASAKNAESVDAAVFQITNLLRQRHQLIDEDDFTIRTQKDALKTVGQITGALTIMLAAIAGISLFVGGIGIMNIMLVSVTERTQEIGLRKAIGATEQDILLQFIIESVIVSAIGGLVGTAVGVGGIILVASLTPLEAAISPMAIATAVGVSGGIGLFFGVVPARRAAKLDPIVALRSA, encoded by the coding sequence ATGAACCTCTTAGAAAGTGTGCAAATGGCAGGGAAAACTCTGCTGTCGAATAAGTTACGTAGTGCCTTAACTATGCTGGGGATTGTCATTGGCAACGCCTCAGTTATTGCCATGATTGGTATCGGTGAAGGGGGGCAGAAATATGTCTCCAAACAGCTACAATCACTGGGGCCAAACATCTTATTTATTATTCCTGGAAATCAGGAAACGCAACGCATTTCTAACGATTTGCCCAAAACTCTCGTCTTGAAAGATGCAGAAGCGATCGCCACACAAGTACCCACAGTCGCCACAGTCACGGTAGAATTAAATAATCGCCAAGTCGTTACTTACAGCAACAGAAATACCAATGTCAACATAGTCGGTACAGATCCCAGCTTCTTAATAGTGCGGGATTTTGAAGTGGCCAAAGGGCGCTTTTTCACCGACATAGATATGAAACGCAGCAATCAAGTCCTCGTTCTCGGTGCAAAGTTAGCAGAAAGACTGTTTGGGACTAGTAACCCCGTTGGACAACAGTTGCGAGTTAAAAGTGCTAGCTTTCAAGTAATTGGCGTGTTAGAAGCCAAAGGTTCTAACCTCGGTGTGGATTATGATGATGCAGCCATGATACCCGTAATTACAATGGCTAACCGGATTGTTGGACGCACCTCTCCCTATGGATTAGAAGTAACTTACATTGTCGCCTCAGCCAAGAATGCCGAGAGTGTAGATGCAGCCGTCTTTCAAATCACTAACTTACTCCGCCAACGCCATCAACTCATCGATGAAGATGACTTTACCATCCGCACCCAAAAAGATGCGCTAAAAACAGTCGGACAAATTACAGGAGCATTGACAATCATGCTAGCAGCGATCGCCGGCATCTCCCTATTTGTCGGCGGTATCGGTATCATGAATATTATGCTCGTCTCTGTCACCGAACGCACTCAAGAAATCGGACTGCGTAAAGCGATTGGCGCGACAGAACAAGATATTTTGCTGCAATTCATCATTGAATCGGTCATCGTCTCTGCCATTGGTGGTTTAGTCGGTACTGCGGTTGGTGTCGGGGGCATTATTTTAGTGGCATCCCTAACACCTTTAGAAGCAGCAATTTCTCCTATGGCAATTGCCACAGCTGTCGGTGTCTCCGGTGGTATAGGTTTATTTTTTGGTGTCGTTCCCGCCCGACGTGCTGCTAAACTCGATCCAATTGTGGCATTGAGAAGCGCTTAG
- a CDS encoding HlyD family efflux transporter periplasmic adaptor subunit has product MPNTLNGKVPTQTHDYVLTEKVNSQVPTNELDSQDLTSKIPVISTDDWSDITKGSLDSLPKVWTRGLLYFLVVFVSIVLPWSMLSKVDETGVARGRLEPEGKTVKLDAAVPGTVAEIRVKEGALVKKGQTLLVLEAELVKAELRQTQDKLDGQLNRLSQFNLLKNQLVVALATQQQQNQAQELEKQAQIDQARQNLSATTNSSDLKKEEKLAQVNQARQVLEHSHTANRLVENSLVSSRREVDRYRKLLQQQVVPEIKFVEKQDLVQEQKKIYEQTKSDIEQAKLRLAEQRSSYQRTLQQANTDIELAKLQLKEQQRSYQTLTHSGKLAILKTEEQLKNLETEITSLKAEIAQSKSQIQALEFQIEQRVIKAPEDGTVFQLPIQKAGSVVQQGTMVAEIAPLSSPLIIRAQMATNESGSLRTGLPVKLKFDAYPFQDYGVIEGKLTEISPTSLEIDTANGKLAAYDLEISLNKHCISTNNKCIALRPGDTATAEVIVRQRRIIDFLLDPFKKLQQGGVEL; this is encoded by the coding sequence ATGCCAAACACACTCAATGGAAAGGTTCCTACTCAAACCCATGACTATGTATTGACTGAAAAAGTCAATTCTCAAGTCCCTACAAATGAACTTGATTCTCAAGATTTAACCTCCAAAATACCAGTTATATCAACTGATGATTGGTCTGACATCACCAAAGGTTCACTTGATAGCTTACCCAAGGTTTGGACAAGAGGATTACTGTATTTTTTAGTCGTGTTTGTCTCAATAGTTTTACCTTGGTCTATGCTGTCGAAAGTAGATGAAACAGGTGTAGCCAGAGGCAGACTTGAGCCTGAAGGAAAAACCGTCAAGCTAGATGCTGCTGTACCGGGAACTGTGGCAGAAATTCGGGTTAAAGAAGGCGCGTTAGTCAAAAAAGGACAAACTCTGTTAGTGTTGGAAGCTGAATTAGTCAAAGCAGAATTGCGACAGACACAAGATAAGTTAGATGGGCAATTAAATCGACTTTCGCAGTTTAATTTATTGAAAAATCAGCTAGTAGTAGCTTTGGCAACCCAACAGCAACAAAATCAAGCTCAAGAGTTAGAGAAGCAGGCTCAAATCGATCAAGCGCGTCAGAATCTTAGTGCTACTACAAATTCTTCAGACTTAAAAAAAGAAGAAAAACTAGCTCAAGTTAATCAAGCACGACAAGTTCTGGAACATAGTCACACTGCTAATAGATTGGTAGAGAACAGTTTGGTAAGTTCTCGGCGTGAAGTTGACCGCTATCGTAAACTTTTACAGCAACAGGTTGTGCCAGAAATTAAGTTTGTCGAAAAACAAGATTTAGTGCAAGAACAAAAAAAAATCTATGAACAAACAAAGTCAGATATTGAGCAAGCTAAGTTACGTTTAGCAGAACAGCGAAGTAGTTATCAACGCACTCTCCAACAAGCAAACACAGATATTGAACTAGCTAAGTTGCAATTAAAAGAACAACAAAGAAGTTACCAAACATTGACTCATTCTGGTAAGCTTGCCATCCTAAAAACTGAGGAACAGTTAAAGAACTTAGAGACAGAAATTACGTCACTAAAAGCAGAAATTGCTCAAAGCAAAAGTCAAATTCAAGCCTTAGAGTTTCAGATAGAACAACGAGTTATCAAGGCTCCAGAAGATGGCACTGTATTTCAGTTACCTATCCAAAAAGCTGGTTCTGTAGTGCAGCAGGGAACAATGGTGGCAGAAATTGCCCCTCTCAGTTCACCTTTAATAATTCGGGCGCAGATGGCAACTAATGAAAGTGGTTCTTTACGTACAGGATTACCAGTTAAGTTAAAATTTGATGCTTATCCTTTTCAGGATTATGGAGTCATAGAAGGTAAATTAACAGAAATTTCTCCTACTAGTCTAGAGATAGATACAGCTAATGGGAAATTAGCTGCTTACGATTTAGAAATTTCTCTAAATAAGCATTGTATATCCACCAATAATAAGTGTATTGCATTGCGACCAGGAGACACAGCAACAGCAGAGGTAATTGTCCGCCAGCGTCGCATCATCGATTTTTTACTCGATCCATTTAAGAAGTTACAGCAGGGTGGCGTGGAACTGTAA
- a CDS encoding NB-ARC domain-containing protein: protein MINQDFLQTLATANGVSNLELDVLVLAMNGDSTTAIAQKLRVSEDAVRKRLSEVYRKFRILGNGPVKLTKLQQLLVSQYQQYLAENDAELPANSPSSRPQDVNPYQIWSGAPDVSAFYGRTEELATLEQWIVSDRCRIVALLGMGGIGKTYLSVKLARQIQSQFEYIIWQSLHHSPSIQDVLANFITALSYPEKIDLPAALDQRVSLLIKYLRENHCLLVLDAVEIVLDSSAAFWRYNNESEGYGILLRRLGEEQHQSCLLMTSIEKPREIALLESSTGFVRSLAVQGLKPEAAKKILQSKGLTGEQQWSELIQTYRGNPLALKIVATTIQDVFSSNVNEFLKYEFLAVSDMFREILDWQFKRLSNPEKEIMYYLARENNLVSVQNLQQAMQQLITTSELVMALESLGWRSLLEKVQSEDGDTSETLFSLQPVVKNYVSKLMALPKNDG, encoded by the coding sequence ATGATTAACCAAGATTTTCTGCAAACTTTAGCAACTGCAAACGGCGTATCTAATCTGGAACTAGATGTTTTAGTTTTAGCAATGAATGGTGACTCAACCACGGCAATTGCACAGAAGTTGAGAGTGAGTGAAGATGCTGTTCGTAAGAGACTAAGCGAGGTTTACCGTAAGTTTAGAATTCTGGGGAATGGTCCTGTCAAATTAACCAAATTACAGCAGCTTCTAGTATCTCAATATCAACAATATCTAGCCGAGAACGATGCTGAATTGCCTGCTAATTCACCGAGTTCTCGACCACAAGATGTCAACCCTTACCAAATTTGGAGTGGAGCGCCTGATGTCTCAGCTTTTTACGGTCGGACTGAAGAACTAGCAACTTTAGAACAATGGATTGTGAGCGATCGCTGTCGCATAGTTGCCTTGCTAGGTATGGGAGGAATTGGCAAAACCTATCTCTCTGTAAAGCTAGCAAGACAAATTCAATCACAGTTTGAATATATTATCTGGCAATCGCTACATCACTCTCCATCAATTCAAGATGTTTTAGCCAACTTTATTACGGCTTTATCTTACCCAGAGAAAATTGATTTACCAGCAGCTCTCGATCAAAGGGTTTCATTATTAATTAAGTATTTGCGGGAAAATCATTGTTTGCTAGTACTAGATGCGGTGGAGATAGTTCTCGATAGTAGTGCTGCTTTTTGGCGTTATAACAATGAATCCGAGGGATATGGCATACTCTTAAGACGCTTGGGAGAAGAACAACATCAAAGCTGTTTGTTAATGACGAGTATAGAGAAACCTAGAGAAATTGCCCTATTGGAAAGTTCAACAGGTTTTGTGCGCTCCTTAGCAGTGCAAGGTTTAAAACCGGAAGCAGCAAAGAAAATTTTGCAGAGTAAAGGTCTTACTGGCGAACAACAATGGTCAGAGTTGATCCAAACTTACCGAGGCAATCCATTAGCCTTAAAAATAGTTGCGACAACTATTCAAGATGTATTTAGCAGCAATGTTAATGAATTTCTTAAGTATGAATTCTTAGCAGTTAGTGATATGTTTCGAGAAATTCTGGATTGGCAGTTTAAGCGCCTATCAAATCCAGAAAAGGAAATTATGTATTATTTAGCTAGAGAAAATAATCTCGTCTCAGTTCAGAATTTACAACAAGCTATGCAACAGTTAATCACCACCTCAGAGTTAGTGATGGCTTTAGAATCTCTGGGATGGCGATCGCTCCTGGAAAAAGTTCAAAGTGAAGATGGAGATACAAGCGAAACTCTGTTCTCGCTACAGCCTGTTGTTAAAAATTATGTCAGTAAATTAATGGCTTTACCAAAAAATGATGGGTGA
- a CDS encoding ABC transporter transmembrane domain-containing protein has translation MVGNLSEQLVSLQQLNHSLGYSLSEQEWKEYCQEFKSLTPKVGKFWQGTEVQPGIYIVISGKTRLLDVTGELIATLEAGDAFGEFTLFPEASFQPYAARASVNLQLCFVPGEVLSSLMDKYPVIRKHLWEKAHKRNLSINSHLIPQPTTDSETTPTPEPKPQKKISKAYFPNPTQRVGHLLQRVIKRYPFFAQQSASDCGAACLVMVSRYWGKSFSLNRLRDIANVDRNGASLRGLSVAAESIGFTTRPVKASLDKLAKQQLPAIAHWEGKHYIVVYEVTSKHVIVADPAIGQRTLTHAQFKANWTGYTLLLQPTAFFKDVKEATTPFWQFFELMKPHGLVMLEVFVASVFIQIFGLITPLFTQLILDRVVVQQSELTLTAVGLGLLIFSLFRVAMTGLRQYLLDHTANKIDLALIVAFIRHTLRLPLSFFESRYVGDILSRVQENRKIQRFLSGEALSILLDLLTVFIYVGLMFWYSWKMALLSLVIVPPFFLLALIATPFLQKISREIFNAYANESSYLIEFLTGIRTVKSTAVEQTVRWHWEELLDKEIKTNFSGQLIGNRLQIFSNTIQAVVTTVLLWFGAHLVIHNQLSVGQLVAFNMLLGNIITPFQRLTVLWNQLQEVVIATERINDVLDTEPEEDLQYQSRQSLPPIKGEIRFENVTFRYHPESDINVLENLNFEVKQGQMVALVGRSGSGKTTISKLVLGLYPPTNGKILIDKQDITSISLRSLRHQVGVVDQDTFLFGGTIRENISLGHPGSNLEQIIAAAKLAGADEFIKKLPMGYETQIGEGGGLLSGGQRQRIAIARALLGNPKLLILDEATSHLDAESERIIQNNLHTILQGRTTLVIAHRLSTVRNADLILVLDKGVLIEKGTHSELMAKRGHYFYLNQQQLDASVSNSN, from the coding sequence ATGGTGGGAAATCTATCCGAGCAGTTAGTTTCGTTGCAACAGTTGAACCACTCTTTGGGCTACTCTCTATCGGAACAAGAATGGAAAGAATACTGCCAAGAATTTAAATCTTTAACGCCAAAAGTCGGAAAATTTTGGCAAGGAACTGAAGTTCAACCTGGTATTTACATCGTCATCAGTGGTAAAACGAGGTTATTAGACGTAACTGGTGAATTAATTGCCACGCTGGAAGCCGGAGATGCTTTTGGTGAATTTACCTTGTTCCCAGAAGCTAGTTTCCAGCCTTATGCAGCCAGAGCAAGTGTGAATTTGCAACTATGCTTTGTTCCGGGTGAGGTCTTATCGTCCTTAATGGATAAGTATCCTGTCATCAGAAAACATTTGTGGGAGAAAGCACACAAGCGTAATTTGTCGATTAACTCTCATCTCATCCCACAACCAACTACTGATTCTGAGACAACCCCAACACCAGAGCCAAAACCCCAAAAAAAGATTAGCAAAGCTTATTTTCCCAATCCCACGCAACGAGTCGGACACTTACTACAACGGGTGATTAAACGCTATCCGTTTTTTGCTCAACAAAGTGCATCAGACTGCGGAGCAGCTTGTTTAGTCATGGTGTCTCGTTACTGGGGAAAGAGTTTTAGCCTGAATCGCCTGCGAGATATTGCCAATGTTGATCGAAATGGCGCATCACTAAGAGGATTATCAGTAGCCGCCGAAAGTATTGGCTTTACAACCAGACCTGTAAAAGCCAGTCTGGATAAGTTAGCTAAACAACAATTACCAGCGATCGCTCATTGGGAAGGAAAGCACTACATCGTTGTCTATGAAGTCACATCCAAACACGTGATAGTTGCCGATCCAGCGATCGGTCAGCGCACTCTCACTCACGCACAATTTAAAGCTAACTGGACTGGTTATACACTACTACTGCAACCTACAGCTTTTTTTAAAGATGTCAAAGAAGCTACAACTCCCTTCTGGCAATTCTTTGAGTTGATGAAACCTCATGGATTAGTCATGCTGGAAGTATTTGTAGCTTCCGTGTTTATCCAGATATTTGGACTCATCACCCCTCTGTTCACGCAGCTAATTTTAGACAGGGTAGTCGTACAGCAATCAGAACTAACCTTGACAGCCGTAGGATTAGGATTACTGATTTTTAGCCTCTTCCGCGTCGCCATGACAGGATTGCGGCAATATCTGCTAGACCATACCGCGAACAAAATTGATTTAGCACTGATAGTTGCGTTTATTCGCCATACCCTACGACTACCTTTGAGCTTTTTTGAGTCCCGTTATGTTGGGGATATTCTTTCTCGCGTCCAAGAAAATCGCAAAATCCAACGCTTCCTTTCCGGTGAGGCGTTGTCTATCCTCCTAGATTTGTTAACTGTATTTATCTATGTAGGATTAATGTTTTGGTACAGTTGGAAAATGGCACTGCTCTCATTGGTCATAGTACCGCCTTTTTTCCTTCTGGCGTTAATTGCTACACCCTTTTTACAGAAGATTTCTAGAGAGATTTTCAATGCTTATGCCAATGAAAGTAGTTATCTGATTGAATTCTTAACTGGTATCAGGACAGTTAAATCTACAGCAGTAGAACAAACAGTGCGATGGCATTGGGAAGAATTATTAGATAAAGAAATCAAAACCAACTTTTCTGGACAGCTTATTGGCAATCGCTTGCAAATATTCAGCAACACAATTCAAGCAGTAGTCACGACTGTTTTGTTATGGTTTGGAGCGCATTTAGTCATTCATAATCAGTTAAGTGTTGGGCAACTAGTAGCATTTAATATGCTGTTGGGTAATATTATTACTCCCTTTCAACGCTTAACAGTGTTATGGAATCAACTACAGGAAGTGGTGATTGCCACTGAACGGATTAACGATGTCCTAGATACGGAACCAGAAGAAGATTTACAATATCAATCCAGGCAATCTTTACCACCAATTAAGGGGGAAATTCGTTTTGAAAATGTGACATTTCGCTATCACCCAGAAAGCGATATTAATGTTCTAGAAAATCTCAACTTTGAGGTCAAGCAGGGACAAATGGTGGCGTTAGTCGGGCGCAGTGGTTCGGGAAAGACCACAATTTCTAAACTGGTATTGGGTTTATATCCTCCCACAAATGGGAAAATATTAATTGATAAGCAGGATATTACCAGTATTTCCTTACGTTCTCTACGTCATCAAGTCGGAGTAGTTGACCAAGATACATTTTTGTTTGGTGGAACCATTCGAGAAAATATTAGTTTAGGGCATCCTGGGTCAAATTTAGAACAGATTATCGCAGCCGCAAAATTAGCAGGTGCAGACGAATTTATTAAAAAACTCCCGATGGGTTATGAAACTCAAATCGGTGAAGGTGGAGGATTGTTATCTGGTGGACAACGACAGCGTATAGCTATTGCCAGAGCATTATTAGGCAATCCGAAGTTATTAATCTTGGATGAGGCAACCTCTCACTTAGATGCAGAGTCAGAAAGAATTATTCAGAATAATTTGCACACAATTCTGCAAGGGCGAACTACTTTAGTTATTGCCCATCGTCTCTCGACTGTACGCAACGCGGATTTAATTTTAGTGCTAGATAAAGGTGTGTTGATTGAGAAAGGAACTCACTCAGAGTTGATGGCGAAGCGAGGGCATTACTTTTATCTCAATCAACAGCAATTAGATGCCTCTGTATCTAATAGCAATTAG
- a CDS encoding ABC transporter permease: MLNLFLVELKRSWILFIRYPIEAIGAIIAITGIFYGLFAGARYMAGPGLQFGERLDAIIVGYVLWSLVVFVIGNISSDLQHEAEIGTIEQIFLSPYKAPKIFLVRALASLTINMVLNLSVLILILIITGRKLYFPFTLIFPLGTVFLGACGLAFAMGALSLLFQRISQLLSLFQFLLLFLLMAPTETWTGGGKLLSFLLPLSPSAGMLRDLIVRNQQFNFAQFGGVVLNAILYFSLGIICFNYAEYIAKKRGLLGKY; this comes from the coding sequence ATGTTAAATCTATTTTTGGTTGAATTAAAACGTAGTTGGATTTTGTTTATTCGCTATCCTATCGAGGCAATCGGTGCGATTATTGCTATTACGGGCATCTTTTATGGACTATTTGCTGGTGCGCGTTATATGGCTGGCCCTGGGTTACAATTTGGAGAACGACTCGATGCCATTATTGTTGGTTATGTGCTGTGGAGTCTGGTAGTTTTTGTTATTGGCAATATTTCCTCAGATTTACAACATGAAGCTGAGATAGGAACTATTGAACAAATTTTTCTTTCTCCATACAAAGCACCAAAGATTTTTTTAGTGCGAGCTTTGGCTAGTCTCACTATTAATATGGTTCTGAATTTGAGTGTGTTAATTCTGATCCTGATCATCACAGGCAGAAAATTATATTTTCCTTTTACACTCATCTTTCCTTTAGGAACTGTATTTTTAGGTGCTTGTGGATTAGCTTTTGCAATGGGAGCTTTATCTTTATTATTTCAACGTATTAGTCAGTTGTTGAGCCTGTTTCAATTTCTCTTACTATTTTTGCTGATGGCTCCAACGGAAACATGGACTGGTGGAGGAAAATTGTTGAGCTTTTTATTACCACTCTCGCCCAGCGCTGGAATGCTCAGAGATTTGATTGTGCGAAATCAACAATTTAATTTTGCCCAATTCGGCGGCGTTGTTTTGAATGCTATTTTATATTTTAGTTTGGGAATCATCTGTTTTAATTATGCTGAATATATAGCCAAAAAACGCGGTTTACTAGGCAAGTATTGA
- a CDS encoding ABC transporter ATP-binding protein: protein MKALEVQNICKHYHHHQKVITAVRDVSLTINTGEVLAFLGPNGAGKTTAIKIMAGLICPDEGWVEIGGINPHKNARALKGVGTVLEGNRNLYWRLTPEENLEYFGILKGLSRSRVNKRQKELLARFGLTHKRNTPVQALSRGMQQKLAIAVAMIHEPLLLLLDEPTLGLDLEAAEVVKALVKEIASEGHAILLTTHQIEVAEELSHRVAIINQGEIITEQPTQELIKQFSGLNYSVEFDGKLDQVQIQALEKIAATVEEERFIYLQKPENIYQLLQVLSPLPLVKVQRDQADLIRVFKKLVQLGDR from the coding sequence ATGAAAGCGCTGGAAGTCCAAAATATCTGTAAGCATTATCATCATCACCAAAAGGTCATCACAGCAGTTCGTGATGTTTCCCTGACGATTAATACTGGAGAAGTATTGGCTTTCCTCGGCCCCAACGGCGCAGGCAAAACCACAGCAATTAAAATCATGGCAGGACTAATTTGTCCAGATGAAGGTTGGGTAGAAATTGGTGGGATAAATCCTCACAAAAATGCTCGCGCTTTAAAAGGTGTAGGTACGGTTTTAGAAGGTAACAGGAACCTTTACTGGCGGTTAACACCAGAGGAAAATTTAGAGTATTTTGGTATCCTCAAGGGTTTAAGTCGCTCAAGAGTTAACAAACGCCAAAAAGAACTTTTAGCAAGATTTGGCCTAACTCATAAACGCAATACTCCTGTGCAAGCGCTGTCACGGGGAATGCAACAGAAATTAGCGATCGCTGTAGCTATGATACACGAACCACTGTTGTTACTGCTAGATGAACCAACTCTGGGTTTAGATTTGGAAGCGGCGGAAGTTGTCAAAGCTTTAGTTAAAGAAATTGCCTCTGAAGGTCATGCTATCTTACTGACAACTCATCAAATTGAAGTAGCAGAAGAACTCTCTCACAGGGTAGCAATTATTAATCAAGGTGAGATTATCACTGAGCAACCTACACAAGAATTAATCAAGCAGTTTTCTGGCTTAAATTATAGTGTAGAATTTGATGGCAAATTAGACCAAGTGCAAATTCAAGCCTTAGAAAAAATAGCAGCAACTGTAGAAGAAGAACGATTTATTTATCTGCAAAAACCAGAAAATATCTATCAATTACTGCAAGTTCTCTCTCCCCTACCCTTAGTGAAAGTCCAAAGAGATCAAGCTGATCTGATCAGGGTTTTTAAAAAGCTTGTACAACTAGGTGATAGGTGA
- a CDS encoding efflux RND transporter periplasmic adaptor subunit, giving the protein MIAYIEVPMIGKIKHPTRWLWGLLAAGALVVGTTTISRMQPGTSEQDVSQLTVPIEAKNVTLRITASGKVVPVQSVNISPKNPGFLAQLYVEQGDRVQQGQIIARMDISDIQAQIAQYQANLSQNQAQLAEAIAGNRPQEIAQSKARLAQNQAQLAELRAGNRPQEISKAQAQVAAAQAKVNYSTEQVKRYQYLYQQGAEKKQLLDQAISEDKSNKANLAEAQKQLSLIESGTRSEVIAAKEAAVTEAQAALVLLQEGSRPEEIAQRRAVVKAAQAQVAAAKIKLEETIIRAPFSGVVTQKYSEIGAFVTPTTSASTSASATSSSIVAVAKGLEILAQVPEADIGRIRQGQPVEIVADAYPDQIFRGSVRLIAPEAVVEQGVTSFQVRVALQTGTDKLRSGLNVDLTFLGDRINNALVLPTVAILTEKGKTGVLIPDAKNKPQFREVTIGSQIQDQTQVLSGLKAGDRVFIDLPEDYKIEKAKEQTLP; this is encoded by the coding sequence ATGATTGCATACATAGAAGTTCCGATGATTGGTAAAATTAAACACCCAACTCGGTGGTTATGGGGTTTACTGGCTGCGGGTGCTTTGGTTGTGGGTACAACTACAATTTCGAGGATGCAACCGGGAACCAGTGAACAAGATGTCTCACAACTGACTGTCCCCATAGAAGCCAAAAATGTTACGCTGCGAATTACAGCTAGTGGTAAGGTTGTCCCAGTTCAGAGTGTGAATATTAGTCCCAAAAATCCAGGATTTCTGGCACAGTTGTATGTAGAACAGGGCGATCGCGTACAGCAAGGTCAAATTATTGCCAGAATGGATATCAGCGATATTCAAGCACAAATTGCCCAATATCAAGCAAATTTATCACAAAACCAAGCCCAGCTAGCTGAAGCGATCGCTGGCAATCGTCCCCAAGAAATTGCTCAATCTAAAGCCCGTCTAGCACAAAACCAAGCTCAGTTAGCTGAGTTGCGTGCAGGGAATCGTCCCCAAGAAATTTCTAAAGCCCAAGCCCAAGTGGCAGCAGCTCAAGCTAAGGTAAATTATTCCACAGAACAGGTCAAGCGTTATCAATACCTTTACCAACAAGGGGCAGAGAAAAAACAATTACTCGATCAAGCTATCAGTGAAGATAAAAGCAACAAAGCAAATTTAGCTGAAGCCCAAAAACAATTATCTCTAATTGAGAGTGGCACTCGTAGCGAAGTCATCGCAGCAAAAGAAGCAGCCGTCACCGAAGCCCAAGCAGCTTTAGTACTGTTGCAAGAAGGTAGTCGTCCCGAAGAAATAGCCCAACGTCGAGCCGTCGTCAAAGCAGCTCAAGCCCAGGTAGCAGCTGCAAAAATCAAGCTAGAAGAGACAATTATTCGTGCGCCTTTCTCTGGTGTTGTCACTCAGAAATACTCAGAGATTGGGGCATTCGTCACCCCCACAACTTCTGCTTCTACCAGTGCATCTGCAACTTCTAGTTCAATTGTGGCTGTAGCCAAGGGTTTAGAAATACTAGCCCAAGTTCCCGAAGCTGATATTGGTAGGATTAGACAGGGACAGCCTGTGGAAATTGTTGCTGATGCTTATCCTGATCAGATTTTTCGCGGTAGTGTGAGATTAATTGCTCCGGAAGCAGTGGTAGAACAAGGTGTGACATCTTTCCAAGTCAGGGTGGCGCTACAAACGGGTACAGATAAACTCCGTTCTGGCTTAAATGTGGATTTAACTTTCCTGGGCGATCGCATCAATAATGCTTTAGTATTACCCACGGTGGCAATATTAACCGAAAAAGGCAAAACAGGCGTATTAATCCCAGATGCCAAAAATAAACCCCAGTTTCGAGAAGTTACAATTGGTTCGCAAATCCAAGACCAAACTCAAGTATTATCAGGATTGAAAGCAGGCGATCGCGTGTTTATTGATTTGCCTGAAGACTATAAAATCGAAAAGGCTAAGGAACAAACTCTGCCATGA
- a CDS encoding helix-turn-helix domain-containing protein, whose product MSQQNNQITCKSNELVQEQILTTFQRKLLQKSLQEDLPNQYRQRIQIMLLADQGKSQVEICQTLKCCAATVRHWTHIARTGMAHQWQDCPIGRPKTANDVYSERLKELISHSPRDYGYCFRRWTVNWLSKHLAKELGIEVSDRQIKRLLKQMGLSTIPKQNQISTEKTKNSQILIHDLKSENIADDHGFVPINLATLGRELNIHGGKSIRAVSFVATVEPLFGLLSIGTRMERILPRI is encoded by the coding sequence ATGTCACAGCAGAATAATCAAATTACTTGCAAAAGCAACGAGCTGGTGCAAGAGCAGATATTAACGACCTTTCAGCGTAAATTGCTGCAAAAGAGTTTACAAGAAGATTTGCCTAACCAATATCGCCAGCGCATTCAAATTATGCTGCTAGCAGATCAAGGAAAATCTCAAGTTGAAATTTGTCAAACCTTAAAATGTTGTGCAGCAACAGTCAGACATTGGACGCACATAGCCCGTACTGGGATGGCACACCAATGGCAAGATTGTCCTATTGGTCGTCCAAAAACAGCGAACGATGTCTATTCAGAACGCTTAAAAGAATTGATTAGCCACAGCCCCCGTGACTACGGTTATTGCTTTCGGCGTTGGACTGTGAACTGGTTGAGCAAACATTTAGCCAAAGAATTGGGGATTGAAGTAAGCGATCGCCAAATCAAGCGACTGCTCAAACAAATGGGATTATCGACTATACCAAAACAAAATCAGATATCGACCGAGAAAACTAAAAATTCCCAAATCTTGATTCACGACCTCAAGTCCGAAAACATCGCAGATGATCACGGATTTGTGCCGATTAACTTAGCAACATTGGGTAGGGAGTTAAATATTCATGGTGGGAAATCTATCCGAGCAGTTAGTTTCGTTGCAACAGTTGAACCACTCTTTGGGCTACTCTCTATCGGAACAAGAATGGAAAGAATACTGCCAAGAATTTAA